ATCCATAACGTGGCTCGGCTTCATCAGTCCGACCAGATCGATACTCGGGGGGATATCCTATGGAACTCATGGCGACGCTGCAATTAAACTCGCCCCATTCCGCCCGGCAAAGGCGGTGGAAGCATGAGCAATCGTATCGTGAAATTGCCCTCGGTTGAATCTTTCGGCCGTCTCACGCCCGACAAGTGGCTTTTGTTGAAGACGCTTGAGGAGGCGGCGGAGATGGTGCAGGCCGGTGCCATCGGCACCGACAGACCCGAGCGGCATTGGCCAGGAGTTCGATGACCATGCGAATTGCCTCGCCTGCTTCGGGGTGAACGTGGGCGGCGAGCTTGGCGATGACCGGGACAGGGCGAAGGTCGGATGGATAGGTTACGTGCGCGACCAGCGCCGCCAGGCCATGCTCGGTGAACTGGCTGACGTGTTGCAGACGGTCGGCAACCTGATCGCCGCGTTCGGTATCACCGACGAAGAAGTGGCACAGGCGATGGACGACTGTCTGGAACGCAATCGGGAAAGAGGTCGGCTGTGAGCATCATCAGTAGTGAGGCGGAACGCCTCTATCCCACTCTCACGATCGATTCCACGCATGACGCACTGGCACAGGTCTACACCAGTGACGATTTGCAGGAGGCGTACATGGCCGGAGCCTCACGCCAGCACACGGACGAGGAAATCAGGGCGGCTTGTCTGGCAATCATGCCCTATGTGATATCCCAGCCGTCACAACAGGTGTTCGATTTCCTCACGAAGGCACCCGGCGCATATCCCGGCCAGGAAATCGTGCGGAAGGTCATTGAGGCAATGCAAAGAAAGGCAACGGAAGAATGAATCTTTTAGATGAAACCAAGAGTGCGATCTCACGAAGCAAGCATTCGGCCGATGACGTTCGATTCGTAGGCTCCCGCGACGAGAAGCTGGGAATTCCGTGGAGTCAGGCCGAAAAGGTGCTCGACATCGATTACGACGACGGATACGGCAGTCAGGAGATAGCCGCCGATCTGGTCGTGGCGTTCACTGATGGCGGGTTCTTGCGCCGCGAGGAATACGACGGCAGCGAATGGTGGGAGTACGAGCCTCCGTTCAGAGTCCCGACATCGCAGAAGCCGTTCAAACTCGTGAAGCTGACCAGCTATTCCACACGGTTGCTTGTGGACATCAATTACCCGATGGAGGCAACGGAGGAATGAGCGACATGAGGAGCTTCATCAAGGTTGAGCACAGTCGTTTCACTCAAGGAGGAACCGTGACATATAAGGCGAAGATATTCACCCGCGAGCAGTTCGGCAACGTGATTGCCGCCGCCATCTACGACTACGAACACTCGCCCGCGAAATGCCTCTACACGACCAATGACACGGCAGACAAACTCTACGACCGGTACGGCACGGAAACCGAGGCGGAGGAATGAACGGAGTACAGCTTACCAACCATCTGACCGCGCAATTCAGGGCATCAGACATAAGCCGGTACGAGGCCAGAATCACCGAGGACGGCGGCTTCAGAGACTACCTGTACGCCATGAGCCTCAAACGTCTCAAACGCAAGTGCGAGAGGTACGCGAAACGTGAACGCAAGGCCATCGAATATGTCACCACACTCAAGGAGGAATCATGAGCGCGACGAACAACCAGCGTGAGATGATACTCAAATGGCATAAAGGCAAGGACGCGACACCCGAGTACACGGCGAAACTCCTCGGTTTGCCGTTGAGCGAGGTGCTGTACGTGATCGAGCATCCCGAACCGCCGAAATCACGCGCGGACGCGTGGACACCGGAATTCATCGAACCACTGGTCTGAAAAATACCGATAAACACACGCGAATACATGACTGAATTCAGCGTAAAAACACTGAATCCAACGAAAGACAAAACGAAACCCTCCACCAACAGGCGGAGGGCACGCTCACCAAAGCACCATCATAGCCGGAACGTGGAGGGTTTCAACATAATGTTCATCACCACCGAACCATGCCAATACTGCGGCAGCCGACAGGTCGAGGCACCATGGACGCTCTGCCGGGACTGCCGCCGCGTCTACGCGAAAACGCTCCACCGGCTCCGCCGCGACATGATGCTCCTGCAACAGGTGTCCCGTCACGCCTACAAGCTCGGAGAACCCGGAGCGGGCGGCAAACCGCAAGGAGGCGCGGCGCCCGCGCCCATCAACCTCCACGCGCAGGACATGCTCGACCAGATCGAGGACGGCTTGCAGGACATGTGGAACGAAACCGGCGTGGAAAGCCGTCCGAGATGGCAGACCCTGCTCAGGGACTCGCCACGACGACTGCCCGACCTATGCCGCGCCAGCCGTTCGGGACATTGGCTGACATGGCTCATCCACACCTGCGAGCGCATCGAACCGCTCGTGGACCGCAGGCCACGCACGCGCCGGATAATCGGCGTCTGCCCCGAATGCGGACGCGAGGTCATGGCCGCGAAAGGCGAATCACTGCTGCTATGCAAATGCGGCAACCCAATCAACGTGGTCGAGCTGCGCGAGCAGAGCCGAGACAAGGCCGAGGCAATCCACCTGACCAAGACCCCTGCGGGCATGAGCCAGTGGCTCAAGGACAACTACGGATACGAGGTCAGCCGCAAAGTAATCATCATGTGGATACGCCGGGGCAAACTCCCCAGCAGCAAGCCAATAGAAGGCGGATACTACGAATTCAGCATCAGGGAGATAGTCAGCATGGCAATGGCATATTCCAGCCGGCAGTAGGCTGTTGCCACCCCGTGGTATACTCCGTATCAGGATAAGTGCGAAAGCCTCTGGGACATACATCTCAGGGGCTTTACTCATACCCACCTATGCGCGTAGCTCAGCAGGTAGAGCAGCGGTCTCCAAAACCGCAGGTCGTTGGATCGAAGCCAACCGCGTATGCCACGGCTTGCGTACGGTAGAGGCCTAACCGGTCGCGCTGGGATAGCGTGACCGGGAGTAAACACCGACACTCTCTCGCGAATTCGAATCTCGCCCAAGCCACCAAACACGTCCCACACATCGGAGAACATCATGCATAAAAACGAAAAAGACGTGGATACGCGAATCGAAAAGCTCGAAACACGCATCCACGTCTTGGAAATGCAGGTCATACAACTGAAAAAAGAACTGACCTGCGACCGTCACTGAATGTCGATATCATCATCCAACCCGACACGGGATGTCAACGAATCCCCGGCTTCACCCGGAGTCGAACCGACCCATATCGTCGAATCCTGCTGTGACAGCGTGAACTCGAAATGCTCAAGCACCCCAACGACATGACTTCTGCCCGGCCCGTCGTAGGAAACCTCGCGTCCGAGATCCGCATAAACCAGATCACGAATCTTCTTCTTCATATTCACCTCCTTAGGTAGTGGATGTATATGAAATCCTAGTTACCGTCCCTTATTGCAAATTCCATAGCCTCGAGGTGATCGCAATGCCCAGCCAGCCGACAATCAACCTCCAAATCACAGACGCCCAGGGGCATGTGCTCGGCGAAATCGAGTACCTCACCGTACCGACGCGCACCACCCCCGACGGGCACATCATCGTGGACGACCTCACACCCGTCATCACGGCCTCCGCCCAAGCCTTTACCGACACATGGCAACGCCTCTGCGAGGGCACACCATGAGCCGCAACGGATACAATCCACGACAACGCAACGGGCACAGGCGCAGGCAGAACAGGGCGCGGGTCAAAGCCGCCAACACATGCTGCTACATTTGCGGCAGACCAATCGACTACACACTGAAGTCACCTGACCCGTGGAGCTACGTGCTCGACGAAACAATCCCAATCGCACGAGGCGGCACGCTCACCTACAACAACAGCGGAGCCGCACACCGATGGTGCAACCAAATCAAAGGCACGCACACATTGGAATGGGCGCGCAGGGAAGTCGCCAATATTCTCAACGGCAAAGGTAAAGGCATGCAAGCGCGACCAACTTCAATCCCATTCACCCGGCTCGACGTGTGACCCCAGGGCGGTACACCCCACCCCACCGGCAGTGGCTCCCCCCGGCGCATAGAGCCGATATCTCCCCACGGTTTCGGTAACGGTAACGCGTTACGGCATCGGCAACGATTTTTAGGAGGCGTCATGGCGAGGATTTGCACGGTGTGCGGCTCCCCGCTGCCCAAGGACGCGCGAGAGGGTGCCGAATACTGTTCCTCGAAATGCAAGCAGAAGGCGTACCGGCAGAGGAAGGCCGGCAACAGGCCTATTGAACCAAAACCGAAGGTGAAAGCGAAGCCCGCGCCGCTGCCGACGAACCGTGAGCTCGAGCGGATGATGGACGAGCCGATGGAGGACGTGCTGCGCCACACGCGCGACGTGCTGAAGAAGGCGTTGGACGATCCCGACACCCGCACATCCGACCTGCCGGCATTGAGCCGCCAGTACATCACGGTATGCCGTGAGCTCGAGGCACTGTCCGGCGGCACCGATCTGTTCGGCGACGAGTCCGTGGAATCAAGCGAGGTGGATGATGTCGGAGCGTCGATTGTCTGAGCTCGCCCGAGTGCTCTCCCAACCATCGGGCATCGTCTCCAGCGATTTCCCGAAGCTGCGGCGTGCGGCCACGCGCATGGGCATCTCCTACGACCTGTGGCAGCAGGGACTGCTGTATCTGATGCTCGGCAAACGGGAGGACGGTTTGTATGCGTGCGGCGAGGGCGGCACTGTCATATCGATATGCCGTCAGGTGGGCAAGACGTTCACCATCGGCTCCGCCGTGTTCCTCCTGTGCGCCATGCAACCCAACCTCAAGGTGCTGTGGACCGCGCACCGCACCAGAACCTCGGACGAGACGTTCCAATCGATGTGCGGCTTCGCGAAGAACAAGCTCATGGCCGGGCATGTGGAGCATATCCGGCGTGCGAACGGCCAGCAGGAGATAGCGTTCCGCAATGGTTCGCGCGTCATGTTCGGCGCTCGCGAGCAGGGCTTCGGCCGCGGCTTCGACGCGGTGGACGTGGAGATCTTCGACGAGGCGCAGATCCTCACCGTCAAGGCTTTGAACGACATGATCCCGGCCACGAACGTGAGCCCGAATCCGCTGATCGTGTTCATGGGCACACCACCGCAGCCCGGCGACCCGTCGGAAACATTCGCCGACAAAAGGCGTGACGGGCTCAAACACACGGACGGCATGCTCTACGTGGAATTCAGCGCCGACCCCGACTGCGACCCCGACGACCGCGAACAGTGGGCGAAGGCCAACCCGAGTTTCCCGAAGCGCACGTCCGAGACCGCCATCCTGCGCATGCGCAAGCTGCTCGGCGACGATGACAACTTCCGCCGCGAGGGCTTGGGCATCTGGGACGGGGAGAACAGCATTTCGGCCATAGACCCGCAGCAGTGGGAGGCCGGCAATATCGATCAGCCGGACTTGGATGGCCGGCTCGCGTTCGGTTTGGATATGCCGCCCGACCGCAGCGCCCTGGCCATCGGCATGGCCGTACGCCACGATGACGGTACGGCGCTCATCAATCTGCAGGAATACCGTGACGCGAAACAGTCGGGCACCGCGTGGGCGGTGGACTGGCTTGCGGAACGCTGGCCGAAGACCAGCGCGGTGGTCATCGACGCGCAGTCGCCGGCCATGAGCCTTTTGCCCGACCTGCAGAAACGACACATCAAAGTGATCGTCACCCAGTCACGTGATCTGGGGGCGGCGACCGGAAGGGTGCTCGACATGATCCACGCCGGAACCCTGCAGCATTTGGACGCGGAGCACCAGCCGCAACTGTCCATGGCCGCGCATGGCGTCACGTTGCGTGACATCGGCCCCAACGGGCTGAAGGCGTGGAACAAGAAAGGCTCCGACATCGACATTTCGCCGTTGCAGGCATGCACGGTCGCATTGCACGGGGCATTCGTCAGCAAACGCAAACCGGGCAGGAAGCAGAGGGTGATGGTCTGATGGTCAGCAGTGAAATCGTGACCGCCGCAGGCGGCAAACCGTTCCTCGCCAGCGAATCCCTTCCCTCCATTCGAGCTATAAAAGGCATCGATGAGGCTGATTGGGACATCATCGAGCGTCTGCTGCGGGTGTGGTTGCAGAAGCAGAACGGCAATATTCTCCGCTCGCTTTACTATTCGGCGCACGAACGGGTCAAGGATTTCGGCATCAGCATTCCCGACAAGATCAGGTCGAACGTGTCCGTGATGATTGGCTGGCCGGCCAAGGCCGTGCGCATGCTCGCCGACCTGAGCGCGTTCGAGGGCTTCAGCGTCGACGGAGGCTCTGATGAGGGCTTGGCTGCCGACGTGTCCGGCGTGTTCGAGTCGAACGCCCTGGACACCGTCGTCTCGCAGGCGGTGGTGAGCGCCTACACGCATTCATGCGCGTTCCTCACCATCAGCCGCACCATTGGCGGGGTGACCATCATTCCCCGTTCGGCGGATTGGTCGGCGGCCATATGGGATTCGGTCAACAACCGGATCGGATACGCGCTGACCATCACCGACGCCGACGAGCATGGCGTCATCACCGGTTTCAACGTGTGGCTGCCGAACCGCGTCTACGTGTGCTCGAACAGTATGGGCAAGTGGTCCGCGGAACGCCAGGATACGAATTACGGCAGGCCCACGGTGGTCTCCCTGTGCTACGACCCGCAATTGAACCGACCGTTCGGCCGTTCGCGCATCACGCGCCCGTTGATGTCCCTGACCGATATCGGCGTGCGCACCATGCTTCGAATGGAGGCGAACGCCGAATTCTATGCGGCCCCGAAACTCTGGTTCCTCGGAGCCGACCGCGACGCCTTCAGCGAAAACACGTGGAAGAGCCTGATAAGCGCCATCAACGCGATCAGCAAGGACGAGGACGGCGACGTGCCCACCCTGCAGCAGGTGCAACAGGCCTCGATGCAACCGCATTCGGACATGCTCAAGACCATCGCCATGCTGGTGGCCTCCGAGACGAACGTGCCCGTCAACGATCTGGGCATCACGATGGACAATCCCGCATCCGCCGAGGCCATGGCCGCCGCGGAACGCAAGCTCAGCCGCGAGGCTGACCGTCAGAACCGGCTGTTCTCCCGCGCCCTGAAGGACGCGGTGGGCATGGCGCTGGACTTGGATTCCACCGAGCTCGCGCGCATCACCCCGGTATGGGCACCGACCCGCGAGGTGTCGGACGCGGCCCGCGCCGACTCGTTCTCGAAGATAGCCGGCGTGCAGCCGGCGTTCGCCGAATCCGAGGTCGGCTGGCGGTACGCCGGATTCCCCCAAAGCGATGTGACACAGATCATGAATGCCGTCAATGCGAACAAGGCCGGCAGCGTGCTCGACCGATTGGTGAACGGAGGCGTCGATGACAGACAGCAGCAGCCGAACGCCCAGCCGCAACCAAGTGGACAAACTCAGCCAAGCGAACCAGTCGGTGGTGGCCCAGGCTCAGAGCGAGCTTGACAAGGTGTTCGAGACCGTCATCAACATGTATGACGATCCCGCCGACCAGCGCGACGCCCTGCTGGAGCTCGTGCCCGCCATAGCCCGCAAATACGGCAACATCGACAGCGTGGCCGCCGCCGAATGGTATGAGAAGGTGCGCCACAAGTGGATCATAGACGACGACTACACGGTAGACAGCCGCTACGACCCGGATGATGTGCCGATGAGGAAGACGGTGCGTCGTCTCGCCGGCCACCTTTGGGACGACGAAAAAAACGGCCGCGGCCCCGATTACGACGCCGCGAAACGCGGGCTGCACGCCAGCATGGACAGCTGGGTAAAGGCCGGTGGTCGCGAGACCATCATGCGCGCCTCCAAACACGACCCGTCGAAGCCCCGGTACGCACGAGTACCGTCCGGTGCGAAGACGTGCGCGTTCTGCGCCATGCTCGCCTCCCGTGGCTTTGTTTACGCTAGCGAGGACAAGGCCGGGGCGCTCGGCCAATA
The window above is part of the Bifidobacterium longum subsp. infantis ATCC 15697 = JCM 1222 = DSM 20088 genome. Proteins encoded here:
- a CDS encoding phage portal protein; protein product: MVSSEIVTAAGGKPFLASESLPSIRAIKGIDEADWDIIERLLRVWLQKQNGNILRSLYYSAHERVKDFGISIPDKIRSNVSVMIGWPAKAVRMLADLSAFEGFSVDGGSDEGLAADVSGVFESNALDTVVSQAVVSAYTHSCAFLTISRTIGGVTIIPRSADWSAAIWDSVNNRIGYALTITDADEHGVITGFNVWLPNRVYVCSNSMGKWSAERQDTNYGRPTVVSLCYDPQLNRPFGRSRITRPLMSLTDIGVRTMLRMEANAEFYAAPKLWFLGADRDAFSENTWKSLISAINAISKDEDGDVPTLQQVQQASMQPHSDMLKTIAMLVASETNVPVNDLGITMDNPASAEAMAAAERKLSREADRQNRLFSRALKDAVGMALDLDSTELARITPVWAPTREVSDAARADSFSKIAGVQPAFAESEVGWRYAGFPQSDVTQIMNAVNANKAGSVLDRLVNGGVDDRQQQPNAQPQPSGQTQPSEPVGGGPGSERA
- a CDS encoding phage terminase family protein is translated as MMSERRLSELARVLSQPSGIVSSDFPKLRRAATRMGISYDLWQQGLLYLMLGKREDGLYACGEGGTVISICRQVGKTFTIGSAVFLLCAMQPNLKVLWTAHRTRTSDETFQSMCGFAKNKLMAGHVEHIRRANGQQEIAFRNGSRVMFGAREQGFGRGFDAVDVEIFDEAQILTVKALNDMIPATNVSPNPLIVFMGTPPQPGDPSETFADKRRDGLKHTDGMLYVEFSADPDCDPDDREQWAKANPSFPKRTSETAILRMRKLLGDDDNFRREGLGIWDGENSISAIDPQQWEAGNIDQPDLDGRLAFGLDMPPDRSALAIGMAVRHDDGTALINLQEYRDAKQSGTAWAVDWLAERWPKTSAVVIDAQSPAMSLLPDLQKRHIKVIVTQSRDLGAATGRVLDMIHAGTLQHLDAEHQPQLSMAAHGVTLRDIGPNGLKAWNKKGSDIDISPLQACTVALHGAFVSKRKPGRKQRVMV